One Gemmatimonadales bacterium genomic window, ATCGCGATTTGATTCCGGTGCCGACACCACAGTTTGTGGCCGCCGCGCGGCGGGCCGGCCGACCGGTCCACGTCTGGACGGTCAACGACGCTGAAACCGCCACCGCCCTGTGGGACATCGGCTGCGCCGGGATGATCACGAACTACCCGGCCCGGCTGCTCGAAGCCCGGACACGGTGGTTGGGTCCTCCACTCAAATCCTGAGCGGTCCTGCCGATACTCGCCGGTATGGAGATGACCCCAACCCTGCTGAGCCGTTACACCCAGGATGTGGCCGGCATCGACTCTCGGATGGTTGCTCGATACATCGGCAACCTGGAAGAGGGCCGCTCCAAGGTGTCGGTCAACAGCGCGCTCTCCAAGGGCGATAAGAGTGACCACTTCCGCTTCCGCGTCGTCGGGGAGGACCAGTGGCTCCGGCTTTCGACCGGCGAGCTGCGCGACGAAGCGGACGAAGGGGTCGACCTCGCGAAGGACGGAGAGGTTCGCTACCAGCTCCGCAGCCCGTCGGGGCAGCTGATCGCCGACTCGGATCCCAACGCAGGCGCCGCTTACGAAGCCTGGACGAAACTGACGTCGCAGGAGAACCTGAAGCTGAGCAAGGGATACTACACCTTGAGCGTGCAACGCGGCCCGGGCGCGGTCGAAGCCAAGGAGTACATCTATTCGTTCACCTTCCGGAGCGGGGTCGATCCCATCACCAACGACACGCCGGAACTGGCCAGTCGCGAGTTTCTTACGACCGAGCGTCCTGCCCCGGCCAACGCCTTGGGTGGAGGGTATGCCTACGACGCCAACGGGCACGTCACCGCGATCCTGGGCCTCTTCGCCAACGTCCGCGCCTTCTAGCCGATCCGCGGTCGGGGTCGACGCCAAACAACCCACCGCCGTATAATCCGTGGGTCCGCCTCAGGAGCCACGTCGTTGCCGCCTCGCCCGCTGACCCGCCTCCGCAGACTCTGCCTGGCATTCCCGGAGGCCCACGAAGTCGAGGCCTGGGGCGAGCCGACCTTTCGGGTCCGCAACAAGATATTCGCGATGTTTGCGAGCCCCACCAACCATCACGGCGGCGGGAAATCCTCCGTCTGGTGCAAGGCCAAGCCGGAAAATCAGGGGTTCATGATCGCCGCCGATCCGGCTCGGTTCTTCGCGCCCCCGTACGTCGGTCCGAGCGGCTGGATCGGGGTCGTCTTGGACAGCGAGGTCGACTGGGGTCAGGTGGCTGAGCTGGTCGAGGATGGCTATAGGCTCACGGCGCCGAAGAAGCTGATCGCCGCGCTCGATAGCGCCTGAGCGGCGTCACCGCCGCGTTCGCGACCTGGACCCAACGTCTCGGCCGCGTTCGTGGCGTCAACCAGCGCCGACATCCTTCTGGGACCCGGGCCGGTCAGGCGGCGCTCCGAGCGCAACTAGCGATAGATCAAGAAGGGACGAATCCTGGTCTCGAAGCTTTCCCGTCCGCTGGTCCACTCCGACACGATCGACTCGGCGGTGCGATCGGCCAGGATGGCCTGGCGGAGGCGTATCCCCCCTGCCAGCAGATCGAAGTGACGCTCGATGAAGCCTATCTGGTCGGGGTGGACGGCCCGGACGGCCAGCAGCATCACGACCGCGGTACGTGTCGGATCGTAGGCCTCGCGGTCCGTCACTCGGAGCCGAATGCCACGGAGCGCGACGTTCGGAAATTTTGCATCGCCGGGCCGAACCGGCGTGAATCCGACGCCCTCGAAGACAACCCCCGGCAGCCGGGCACCTCGCACCAGCGCGAGCACGCGGGTGGTATCGAGCCAGGGCGCGCCGACCTGATGGTACGCCGCCGGGGTGCCGCGGCCGACCGACAGCGCGGTGCCTTCGAACAGGCAGGTACCGGGATAGTGGATCAGCGCCTCGAGATCCTGGAGATTGGGACTGGGTGGCACAAACGGGATGCCGGTGGCGTCACCGTACATGCTGCGGGTCCAGTGCTGTGCGGGTACCACGACGAGGTCGGCGCCGATCTCGAGTTCCCGATTGGCCAGCCGG contains:
- a CDS encoding DUF1343 domain-containing protein; translated protein: MAFGLVVLGLVSILSSPEPVRPGLEVLIRDSMHLVAGRRVGLVTNQGGIDRAGAHAVDVLRAAGVNLTALFSPEHGFRGTADPGEKVASTVDRTTGLPIYSLYGSTAAPTDTMLSNVDVLLVDLPDVGTRYYTYISTAIEVMRSAVKHGRRVIILDRPNPISGRVQGNLLDPAFRSFIGPLAVPMRHGMTLGEQARLANRELEIGADLVVVPAQHWTRSMYGDATGIPFVPPSPNLQDLEALIHYPGTCLFEGTALSVGRGTPAAYHQVGAPWLDTTRVLALVRGARLPGVVFEGVGFTPVRPGDAKFPNVALRGIRLRVTDREAYDPTRTAVVMLLAVRAVHPDQIGFIERHFDLLAGGIRLRQAILADRTAESIVSEWTSGRESFETRIRPFLIYR
- a CDS encoding MmcQ/YjbR family DNA-binding protein, whose amino-acid sequence is MPPRPLTRLRRLCLAFPEAHEVEAWGEPTFRVRNKIFAMFASPTNHHGGGKSSVWCKAKPENQGFMIAADPARFFAPPYVGPSGWIGVVLDSEVDWGQVAELVEDGYRLTAPKKLIAALDSA